The following nucleotide sequence is from Falco naumanni isolate bFalNau1 chromosome 6, bFalNau1.pat, whole genome shotgun sequence.
GTAGCCCGCGGTTCTGCTCTGCACGGACGGGCCGGGCCTCACCTCAGGGCCGGGagcggccgccgccggcgggaCGGAGCGCAGCCCGCGTGAGCCGCGGGCGCCGCCTGATGACGCAACGACGCCGCGCGgcgccccagcaccccctgcgGGCCGGGGAAGGGACAACCCCGCCcatcacccacccacccacccgtCCGCCGCTGCGGCGtgaggcggcggcgcggaggGACATGGCGGCGGGCGACGAAGCGGGCccgggtgctgctggctgcagccaccgCCGTGACAGGAGGTGGCCCGCCCCGCCCTGAGGCCGCGGGGATGGAGGGGGAGCGCTTGGCCGCCGCGGGACCCGCGGGGGGGGAAGgacggggaggaggaggaggaggaggaggaggaggaggaggaggaaggggtgaCTTCGTGGCTGTCCTCCCTCCGGAGGTGAGCTCTCAGATTTTCAGCGACCTGGACGTTGAGAGCTTGTGTCACGCCGCGGTGACGTGTAAGGGTTGGCATCGCGCCATCGAGAGCGACGACGGGCTGTGGAGGCCCCACTGCCTGAGCGCCAGGGCCGTCTGCCAGCGGGAGATCGATGGCGATCGCGGCAGCGGGTACTCCTGGAAGGTAAATGTCACCTCACTGAGGTCACCTCGGCAGCGGCCAGGCTTCAGGCGTTGCCACTAAAAATACGGAAAGAAAGGACATCAGCCCGTCTCGCCCGCCTGGCCTAATGGCCTAACGGGAGCGCCACGGCAGTGGTGGTGTGGCTGGGTAGGGCGCCCCGGCGGCTGGACGGCTGGAAACCAACCGAGGGATGACAGCAAGCTGCCCTGCTTTGAACCCAGGGCCACATCTGGCCGCAGCCCAGGACCGCACCTCGTTCCTCCCTCACGGCCCCGGTGCTGATAACCATCACGTCGCAGTCTGCACTGCCCTGACGTGGAGGAGAAGCCACATCCCACTagacagggctgggaggggacagcgTGTGCCTTCTGGTTGTATTTCATGGGGGTGGTTCTGCTGGTGAGGAGTAACTTCCCAGAAATTCATCCTCGGTAGCTCTGCTGCAGTGTACCTTGAGCGACATGcatccaggagaaaaaaaaaaaaaaacaaaaaaaaaaccaaccaaaactggggtagagaaaaggaagcaggCAGGAGCTCTGAGAAGCTATTTCAAAACTCTCCCCATACACCCCCAGTTACAGCTGCTCTGAGAATTTAGGGGCGGAACATGCTGGAAGATCTATCGCTGTCGAGTGCAGCCTGCAAGCCGAGGTAGATCAGGAAAGAAGTGGTTTCACAGTTAGTACTCCAGACCACCTAGAGAGTGATCCTCACCTCATTTTAGCAGCTGTGTTTGAGAGCAGAGGGGTGGTGGAGGAGTGAAAAGTgataagcagcagcaaaaacacCCCGGTTCTGGACTCTAGGCATTTCAGTAGAGGTGTTTCAGTGTGAAGCGAAGCCACAAGCAGGTAGTGATTGCCCTTAGAATGTACAGGTCTTACAACTCTTGCAGGAATCTTCAGGACTCCCTGCACTGATTCTCTCTTTTAACTGGAGGGGATTTGAAGCAGAAGCCACAAACACACCAGGCCAGTGTTTTCTTGCACTAAAAGCCTGGCTGAAGGGAAGAATCCAGCCAACCTGCATTAAGAGCCCGAACAAGAGTTCAATGTCACAAATAACCTAAACAGGGAGAGGAGGTGAAAGGCACCTCTTTTAAGGAGTAAGATAAATTCCTGGTTTAGGGTTTTAATCTTTGACCCTCAAAGAATTGAGGCAAGAAGGAATTCTCCACCCAGCTTAGAACAGAAAAGTTGAAAGTAGACCAAGTCTCTTTTTTGGCAGCAGTGCACCTTCCTGGGCTTAGTGTCTAGATACCCAAAGACATGTTACACATCCTTTTTCTAGCATTACTCTTCCAATGCAAAACTTAGCTGTATTGTATGCAGCTTAGATCAGTTCATTTCCAAGATCTGAGCTGTCTTGTTTTTCCATCAGATCACATTACTGAGAAACtactggaaaagcaaagtgaaGCAAGAATGGCTGAGTGGGAAATACAGCAACATTCCTTCACAAAACAGCTTGCCAGAGAAAAGCATGTATCCTATGGATGTTGACACGTGGGGAGAAATCCTGGAAGCAGAACTTGAGAGATGAGAAACCGGTGTTGGTTCTTCCAGCTCAAGGACTTCCTATCAACAACTTAGAGACTGCcaaactgtaaatattttgccATTCAGTATCAGTTGTGTTTGCAAACATGTGATGaaagcttctaaaaaaaataacattgtgtctttttttttattatttgcactttatctgattaattttctgtaaaattctaAGTGAGACTAAATATTTAGttgtaattttatatttgttacATTTAATATTTGGCTGTAAAGATGTTGATTGTACTTTCAGTttgcactttttattttggaagagattacttttctaaaaaaaactgTGTTTGACTTTTGACTTGAAGTGATTCCTATCAGCAGCACAACATGAGAGCCCACAAAGGCAAGCTGGGGAAAGGACAAATCCAGAccctggaaaggaaaaaaaaggatgaggCAGCGACCTCAGGGTCAGCTGAACATCCCCAGCTCAGCAGCGCTGTGCTACCACTGCGCAGCTGTGGGGTTTCTGGATGAGGACTCGCAGATCCAGGCACCGGGCAGGGCTGAAGCAGCCATGTAACTAACACCCTCTCTGCCATTAGCTATGCACTTTAGTCATTTGTGTGATGAGTAGAGCAAAATTTACTCCTTCAAACAAAATAACTCAAGATACCCATGTGAGATAAcaccttatatatatatatatatatatacacagaatAAAGTaaacttcagatatttttgtaGTCAGGCTAGAACACATTCAGAAACTTAGTTTTTTCCTACATGATGATCTCCCATCACTCGGATTCTGCTTTACCAGCACTGGTATTTGGCTCCCCTCGTGATGGAGCAGCCCTTTAAAAGCTGCTGCTAGTAGAAAAGGAAATGCCAGTCCCGTTACTCAATGTAACAAGTTTCCACAAAACCAATTTATTACAACCTTTAATTAATACCACCTTTATTAATACCACCTTTGCCTATTTACTTTGCATTAAACAGCAAAGTAAATGGGAAAACACTGGGAAGGTCCCTTTTGCTTGAGGCACTCCGACAAAAATCAGTCACACCAATCTGGGATCAGTTTTCTAGAGGAAGACTTCTACCATGCTTATGAAATGTGGTCAACATGAAGTGATCTCAAATCAACTGCTGCAGACTTTGGCAGAGGACCTTCTGGCAACGTAAGGACGGAAGTGTCCTGTCATGAACATGAGGTTCAATTGCACTGAATCAGGCCCTTACTAGATACGGAGTTTACTTAAATAAGGTCCAGCCCTCACCTTTGACGGGGCCTAATAACACTTGGAGCAGCAGAGCATTTTACTTCTGAGAATGCAGACCATGCTGGTGGTTAAACAAACCGTTAATTTAAACTTGCGTCTTACTtaggcatttttgttttctcacaaTTATTTAACCATTGCAGAATATCTGGTGAAAATACCTAGTGTTTTTTACTCTGTTGCAAGTGTCTGGGCTCACATGCTGGTTGTTGCAGGTGccaaggaagaaacagaacagctgGGTGAAACGGGTAGTTGTAAAATGCTTCCAAGAACAGTATGTTACTTGATCCCTTTTCTGGTTTGGAGCATTCAACAGATTTCATCAAAACTGATCCACTTCCCCTCAGCCTCCTACATCTTCTCCTATTAGAAAAGGTTTTCAGTTCCTAAGCACCGGTACTTTTTCGAAATCATGAGTAGTGTATCTAATTGAGACAAGTTTCTCATCAACATAGCATGACATGATGCCATGACTGGGTAATGTTTCTTCTACATCTTTTGTAATTTATTCGTTATAGGTAAGCGTTAGTCCCAGCATCAGGACCCCATTGCACTGGGTTTCACAAAGATGCGCAACGTCTCCTGTTTCTGCCAGAAAAGCGGATGTGGTTCTTGTGGGACTGCTGCTGTGTTAGCCAAAAGGGATGCAGTATCCAAAATTCCCCGAAGCTCCTGCTGTCACACCCTGCTGCCAAACATGGCTGAAGTGTAACTCAGAGTAAAGAGCATTGCTAAGTACAGTGGGTGTAGCACAAAGCTCAATGAACTGCAAACACTGCTTCCTTTATTATTATCCATTCTGCTCTAAGATCATATCTAGTTagctcaaattaaaaaaataaataaatacacaaacacCACACCCAAGCACAACAGTTTTTAcactgcaggtgctgctgcctcaCTCCCTGCTCACAGTATCTTTTACCCTGACTTTAAGAGTGCTGAAAGTGcatatatattaataaagaagaaaataatgctaGCAATACATTCTCATTTATTCTAGGGAATATTCAATACATTCTAGGGAATGCCCAATTTATTAATCATAAGACAGGAAAAGTGCACAATAATGGATCTAGTCTCTCAACCTTCTCACCCAGCCTCCTCCGTTACCTCCTGTAACTCCCAGACATTTATCCCCTCTTCCTGCTCCTTTCCTGCCCCTCAGCTGTCAGTTCACATATATTTGACTCAGGCTACAATTTTTAAATAGGAGAATTATTCTGGTATAAATCTAAACACAGAGTTGTTTCACTCTGCGTTTAAGCTGTAGCTTTTCCCCATTCTCGTGAGTGTAGGAGTCATCGCTGTCTGTCACGCCTCTGCCTCTGTCCAGATCAAGTGGCTGTGCCTCTCCGAACACATACGGAATTAAACACTCAGCTGTGCAATTAGCCAAGGCCTGGATCTTTAAATGTGAAGTAGCCGTCGTGTAAGTTTCTCATGAAAAATCtattactgaaagaaaaaacccaagttcTCACAAAGTTGCTTCCTCTCCCCACTCTGACCCCCTCCTTTAAGGGTTTTAATTCCCCCTGGAGATTCCACTACATCAATTCTAGTCTTCTGTCCTACCCCACTCTGCCCCTGCACCACCTACTCAGtgtctcagctctgctgcaggctggatGTGCTCCCTTCCCTTTAAAGATACCCCAGCAGCATCCATCCCCCCAAACAGTGGCACTGGCTGGTTTGGGCTCATCTCTTTCCCCCCCTACCTGTGAACAAAACCCCCTGAAATGCCAGCAACAGAGAGATCACACTGGTGCCTATATTAGCACTAATACATAGGTATCCTTTCCAAGAGGATCTTCGGCAGCTAAGGCCACGTGTAAAACCCACGTACCAGCCCAGGACACGCGCCAGCTATCCTCACACCTAGGTGGCTGGTGAAACCCTCGTTCTGCCCTAGTGCTCTGCTCTCTTACCCGTAAGTTTCTGAGGAAGTGGAAAGTTCTACTTTAGCAAACCCCACAACCTTCCCACTGCATTCACACACCGCTTTTACCCTCCCACGCGGGAGGTGTCAGCTGCAGAAAGGTGTCCGAGGCACCCATCGCCCGGACACCCCAACAGACACATGGCTGTCCTGCCCGCCCGGCTCTCCTAAGGCAGAGAGGTCTTTGGACAGAGCACGTGGAGCCCGTGCGGTGCGGAGTAAATAGGATGTcccccacccacacaccccaaCTACGCAACATGGGCTTAAACCAGCCAGGCTTCTGTTCCCCTGCTGCACAAAATGTCCCGAGGTGCTGCACACAGCTGGACATCCAAATACCCAGCACTGAGGCTCAAGCTGAGGTCCCCTGAGGTcggtattttatttctgtatttcccaaACCGCTTGCGGTGTTAGAACCTTACTTGCAACTACCCAGCGTTGCAGTGCTCCATTCTCGAAGGGAGGAGCTGATAGTGTGGCTTTATTTCATCATGGTGCAGGATGTGGCTTTGGGCCATTGCCATTAACAGTCAGACTAAATGCAGCAGAATGCACGAGAAGTTTAATCACCACAGGCTTTTCTTCATTAGACCACTCAAATTTCAAAGCTAATTTTGTTGAGAGAAGTGTTTCTTCTGACAGGCTGGCACTGACATTTCAGGTCTCTATCCAGGTCGTCTCTGGAAGGTACCAAGCTATCCCAGCTTTAGCCAGAGCAGTTAGGCTCAGGACTGGGATCAGCTGCTTCAGCCCACCAGAGCTGACAGAAAGGTAATAAAGATGTGCAGATGGGAGGTAgtagtgttatttttttttattattttctgtccAAATTAACTTGGGTAGAGGCACATCAGACCCCCAAGAGCATCCTGACTGAGCAGCATTGGTGGTTGGTTTTCAGCATATAGTTTGTTCAGAAAAGACTGTCCCCAAAACCATGGAAGAAATCACCTGCTGCATTTAACATTTAAGCTTCTGGTCAGCACAGCAACACTAAGAattagggggtggggggtgggttttggttggttttcaaGCTTCAGTGCTAAGGGTTAGACCCACTTCTGCTATTCTGGtaaatcaaaaaaaaccccaaactatgACTGTGGTTAGAAGGATGAGAAGGAGGGAGGTGATGGACAGGAAACTCAGAGGTCCTGGGGGACCTACCAAGATGAAACCCAAGAGGACAGTTCTGTgtaccagcacagctgcctgcagcccccccaaacTCCTCAGAATTGTCCTGTCCGACACTGCcacccatgtccccatgtccagCAACCACGGATTTACAAAGCCAGGGTGGGAATATCAGCCTGCTAGAGCATGCAAATTAGGCACCACATTACCTTATTTTgatctacatttaaaaatattgttagaAAAGCATGTGCTGGTTTTAATGCACAGTCCTTGAAAATCTTAacaggcaagcagcagctccttggCCCATACCAGGGTGTCAGCTGCACCGGCTGTTCTGTTGCTGAGATGCCAGATGCTTAAAGTTGAACACAAAGACTTCTCCAGATGCCACAGGACACCACTGGTAATGTATCATGGTAATGCCTGACAATGGATCAGCCATAGCACTAAATATTGCTTTTAAACATCTCAGTGATACCAGAACACCCAATACAAAAGACCACAAGATGCTACCAGCTACCTGTTGCAGAGCCCAAGGCAGAACTGAATGTATAGGTTGAGCAAGTtgggagcagaaggaaaatgtcaggCAAACAAACCACCTTAAGCCTTTAATCCtaaagggggagaaaagaaaagttgAGAAAGGCAAAATATCTTTTGCAGCAGCAGTATCTTACAGCTAATAAACAGAATATGACAATGCCCCAGAATAACTTTACTCATCTGTTCAACTGAGGGAACATTTTCAATAGCTTCCACTATTTTCCTATCACAATGCTAAAGAACAAGATCTCCTACTAATTTAGCAGGGAGATCCTAACACCTAGGTTCCACAAGATGCAGTACATAGCCATTTGACAGTACAGCAGGTAACAGAAAGGTGCCTCATGTTTCATCTCATGTGGCTGACCAAAGCAATCAGCTTTTCTAATGCTCCTTTCTTTTTGAGTATCACTAGTCTGTAGACAATTTTATCACTAAATTACACTGCTCTTTAGAGTCATTctaacatgcaatttgtatCAATACACGTACTTAGAGATAATAACGCTTGGGGCTCGTCAAATGCTTAAATAGAGACTATTAACAGCATCCGATACCCATACAGTAACCAACCATCAATACACAGCAATAGGTACGAGGAGTGGAGAGGAAGTTCTTGCTGTTCTGGAGGGGTGACTAAAGACCACATGGGGTGTTGTGGAACATCTGAATTGCCATTGGGCATTTAAGTTTCTGTATCAGAGTTTCAGTCGATGATGCC
It contains:
- the FBXO48 gene encoding F-box only protein 48, which gives rise to MEGERLAAAGPAGGEGRGGGGGGGGGGGGGRGDFVAVLPPEVSSQIFSDLDVESLCHAAVTCKGWHRAIESDDGLWRPHCLSARAVCQREIDGDRGSGYSWKITLLRNYWKSKVKQEWLSGKYSNIPSQNSLPEKSMYPMDVDTWGEILEAELER